The following are encoded in a window of Sulfitobacter sp. S190 genomic DNA:
- a CDS encoding GAF domain-containing protein, which yields MRDTEPAFLAKPQLKIIEGRSELEELAHFMVDVFALPALPVKQRFSILLNRACRVFGMDYGYITLPQEPVSAVPFISARMVVPPAGPSKITLTHMLTSNRKTLHYDNPEMAPSADCPDQTGFVPSRFMGAPVVFDGRVFGTVEFGSRAGGGAPISAEQLMLVRMAAGLTAGTLVLLTD from the coding sequence GTGAGAGATACAGAACCCGCATTTTTGGCAAAACCGCAGCTCAAGATCATTGAGGGGCGTTCAGAGCTTGAAGAGCTCGCGCATTTCATGGTCGATGTTTTCGCGCTTCCCGCCCTGCCGGTCAAACAGCGGTTCTCCATCTTGCTGAACCGTGCATGCCGCGTGTTCGGAATGGACTATGGCTATATCACGTTGCCACAGGAACCGGTCTCGGCCGTGCCCTTCATTTCGGCGCGCATGGTTGTGCCGCCTGCCGGGCCCAGCAAAATCACACTGACACACATGCTGACCAGCAACCGCAAAACGCTTCACTACGATAATCCCGAAATGGCGCCCAGTGCGGATTGCCCGGACCAGACGGGCTTTGTGCCGTCGCGTTTCATGGGCGCACCGGTTGTTTTCGACGGGCGGGTTTTCGGCACCGTAGAGTTCGGATCCCGCGCTGGTGGTGGGGCTCCGATCAGCGCCGAGCAGTTGATGCTCGTGCGCATGGCCGCCGGTCTGACCGCCGGAACACTCGTTCTTCTGACGGACTAA
- a CDS encoding DUF3553 domain-containing protein: protein MEDLNAILTPGMLVRHPDQPDWGTGQVQSNVQGRVTVNFRDMGKMVIDSSRIALLPVFDG, encoded by the coding sequence ATGGAAGATCTAAACGCGATCCTGACGCCCGGAATGCTGGTGCGTCACCCCGACCAACCTGATTGGGGAACCGGGCAGGTACAAAGCAACGTGCAAGGGCGCGTCACGGTAAATTTTCGCGATATGGGCAAGATGGTCATAGACAGCTCCCGCATTGCTTTGCTTCCGGTTTTTGATGGCTGA
- a CDS encoding 1-acyl-sn-glycerol-3-phosphate acyltransferase — MSGTWDEGDYPPAETVTIHSIFRILRRGLPLAILVFGCLLILIIARLIERPLFGLHRPYTPHITQFVCRNAFRLLGIAYDVKGAPMAHRGAVVANHSSWLDIFALNAAKRIYFVSKSEVANWPGIGWLAKATGTVFIERNPARAREQTEVFQARLLAGHKLLFFPEGTSTDGKQVLEFKTTLFQSFFAADLRDEIWVQPVAVHYAAPDGTDPRFYGWWGDMSFGAHLLATLMPKRQGKVRVVYCDPLKVSAFADRKALARACETTVRTTHEQLLKEV; from the coding sequence ATGAGCGGCACTTGGGACGAAGGCGATTATCCACCAGCCGAAACGGTCACGATCCACAGCATCTTCCGCATCCTGCGCAGGGGCTTGCCACTGGCGATCCTTGTGTTTGGCTGCCTGTTGATCCTGATTATCGCGCGGCTGATCGAGCGGCCGCTTTTCGGGCTGCATCGCCCCTATACGCCGCACATTACACAGTTTGTCTGCCGGAACGCCTTTCGCCTTCTCGGGATTGCATATGACGTGAAAGGTGCCCCGATGGCCCATAGGGGTGCGGTTGTTGCCAACCACAGCAGTTGGCTCGATATCTTCGCGCTCAATGCCGCCAAACGGATCTATTTCGTGTCAAAATCCGAAGTGGCAAACTGGCCCGGGATCGGCTGGCTTGCGAAGGCCACGGGCACTGTCTTCATTGAACGTAACCCCGCACGCGCGCGCGAACAGACCGAAGTCTTTCAGGCCCGTCTGCTTGCCGGTCACAAGCTTCTGTTCTTCCCCGAGGGGACAAGCACCGATGGGAAGCAAGTGCTTGAGTTCAAAACGACCCTGTTCCAATCGTTTTTCGCGGCTGATTTGCGGGACGAAATCTGGGTGCAGCCTGTGGCCGTCCATTACGCGGCTCCCGACGGAACCGATCCTCGTTTTTATGGTTGGTGGGGGGACATGTCGTTCGGCGCACATCTGCTTGCCACGCTCATGCCGAAACGTCAGGGGAAGGTGCGCGTTGTGTACTGTGATCCGCTGAAGGTCAGCGCATTTGCCGACCGCAAAGCGCTTGCGCGAGCGTGCGAAACGACAGTGCGCACCACACACGAACAGCTTTTGAAAGAAGTGTGA
- a CDS encoding histidine phosphotransferase family protein: MPDTQTTLAALIGSRICHDLISPIGAINNGIELIGMSETPGDAEIELISESVNNASARIRFFRIAFGAAGDQEIGRAEVTAVLRDVYESSRLTVAWGPMDPQPRKLVRLCFLGLMCLESGMPYGGRIEITRIGAEMELKGHADKLNVDPDLWAYLARREVPDGLKPSHVQFGLLPAIAAEAGRRILLTTDAAHITMRF, encoded by the coding sequence ATGCCCGATACGCAGACCACTCTTGCCGCATTGATCGGTAGCCGCATTTGTCACGACCTCATATCGCCCATTGGCGCCATCAACAACGGAATTGAACTCATTGGAATGAGCGAAACTCCCGGCGATGCCGAGATCGAGCTGATTTCCGAAAGCGTCAACAATGCCAGCGCACGCATCAGGTTCTTCCGGATCGCGTTCGGCGCCGCTGGCGATCAGGAAATCGGCCGCGCTGAAGTCACCGCCGTGCTGCGTGATGTGTACGAAAGCAGCCGACTGACCGTGGCCTGGGGGCCAATGGATCCGCAGCCCCGCAAGCTGGTGCGGCTCTGTTTTCTTGGCCTGATGTGTCTGGAAAGCGGCATGCCCTACGGCGGCAGGATCGAAATCACGCGCATTGGCGCCGAGATGGAGCTGAAAGGCCACGCCGACAAACTGAACGTCGATCCTGACCTGTGGGCCTATCTTGCCCGGCGCGAAGTGCCCGACGGGTTGAAGCCATCACATGTCCAATTTGGCCTGCTGCCCGCAATCGCGGCCGAGGCGGGGCGCCGCATCCTGCTCACGACGGACGCCGCGCACATCACGATGCGTTTTTAG
- a CDS encoding GNAT family N-acetyltransferase: MTPSSRFTVKLAETDAELRAAQRLRYDVFVDELGGDGAMVDHDARLERDRFDPFFDHMILSETGSEAVIGVYRLLRGDMALRAGGFYSEAEYDLGPLRSCGRPVLELGRSCLHPDFRGGMAMHRLWEGLADYVARHRIEILFGVASFHGTDPEKLAAPLSLLHHRHLAPPGLRVRAQDDAFQRMDLIAPENLDRRAAMLQVPSLIKAYLRLGGYVGEGAYIDYAFNTTDVCLVMDTAQMNDRQARRYRGAPA, translated from the coding sequence ATGACCCCCTCATCCCGCTTCACGGTCAAGCTTGCCGAAACGGACGCGGAATTGCGGGCCGCGCAACGCCTTCGCTACGATGTATTCGTGGACGAGCTGGGCGGCGATGGCGCGATGGTCGATCATGACGCGCGGCTCGAACGAGACCGCTTTGACCCGTTTTTTGATCATATGATCCTGTCGGAAACAGGTTCGGAGGCGGTCATCGGGGTCTACCGTCTGCTGCGGGGGGATATGGCCTTGCGGGCAGGGGGGTTCTACTCCGAAGCGGAATACGATCTGGGCCCGCTGCGGTCCTGCGGTCGGCCCGTGCTCGAACTCGGTCGATCGTGTTTGCACCCCGACTTCAGGGGCGGAATGGCGATGCACCGGCTTTGGGAAGGGCTTGCGGATTACGTGGCCCGCCACCGCATCGAAATCCTCTTCGGCGTCGCAAGTTTTCACGGCACGGATCCCGAAAAACTGGCAGCTCCGCTTTCCTTGCTGCATCACCGACACCTCGCGCCGCCGGGTCTGCGGGTGCGCGCGCAGGACGATGCGTTCCAGAGAATGGATCTTATCGCGCCGGAGAACCTCGATCGGCGTGCCGCGATGCTGCAAGTGCCGAGCCTGATCAAGGCCTATCTGCGCCTTGGCGGATACGTCGGGGAAGGCGCCTATATCGATTACGCATTTAACACCACAGACGTCTGTCTTGTCATGGACACTGCACAAATGAACGACCGGCAGGCACGGCGGTATCGCGGGGCACCGGCATGA